One Papaver somniferum cultivar HN1 chromosome 10, ASM357369v1, whole genome shotgun sequence genomic window carries:
- the LOC113318341 gene encoding AAA-ATPase ASD, mitochondrial-like, translated as MASMAEIWTGIGSTLASIMFVNALVQQYLPYNIRYYLEKYFHKVIGFANPYIQISFNEYGVDRLKRCEAYTAIEAYLSSKSSKLAKRLKAQIGKDSKNIVLSMDDHEEMTDEFQGMKLWWSTSKTTNKSQQISFYPTSDEKRFLKLKFHRKYRDIITEVYLNHVIEKGKELVVENRQRKLYTNNPNTGYYGYKKSLWSHVVFDHPATFKNIAMDPIKKREIIDDLVTFSKGKEYYAKVGKAWKRGYLLYGPPGTGKSTMIAAIANFLNYDVYDLELTAVKENSDLRKLLIETSNKCLIVIEDIDCSLDLTGQRKKNKADDDKNGGNGEVKNPVKEKEKEERKESKVTLSGLLNFIDGLWSACGGERLIIFTTNYVEKLDPALIRRGRMDKHIELSYCGFEGFKILAKNYLDIDYHELFETIQSLIEETQMTPADVAENLMPKTINGDPEICLNNLIEGLEKAKEDARVKAEEEAKEKELEMKKQEEEKELQEPKTATDDAKECGTSVKEKTKDESVHSNGKECNGKLENGK; from the coding sequence ATGGCATCAATGGCGGAAATATGGACAGGAATCGGATCAACTCTAGCTAGTATTATGTTCGTTAATGCTCTAGTGCAACAATATTTACCTTACAATATCCGTTACTACCTTGAAAAATACTTCCACAAAGTTATCGGTTTTGCAAATCCATACATCCAGATAAGCTTCAACGAATACGGCGTCGATCGGTTAAAACGCTGCGAAGCGTATACCGCGATCGAAGCTTACCTCAGTTCCAAATCTTCCAAACTTGCAAAAAGACTTAAAGCTCAAATCGGGAAGGACAGCAAGAATATTGTTCTTAGCATGGACGATCATGAAGAAATGACCGATGAGTTTCAAGGTATGAAGTTATGGTGGTCTACGAGCAAAACTACCAACAAGTCGCAACAAATCTCATTTTATCCGACGTCCGACGAGAAACGGTTTTTAAAGTTAAAATTTCACCGGAAGTACAGAGATATCATAACGGAGGTGTACCTGAACCATGTAATCGAAAAGGGTAAGGAGCTTGTGGTGGAGAACAGGCAGAGAAAGCTGTACACTAATAACCCAAACACTGGATATTACGGGTACAAGAAGTCGTTGTGGAGTCATGTTGTGTTTGATCACCCTGCAACATTCAAGAACATCGCAATGGATCCGATCAAGAAACGGGAAATCATCGATGATCTCGTTACGTTCAGTAAAGGGAAAGAGTATTACGCGAAAGTGGGGAAAGCATGGAAGCGTGGGTATCTCTTGTACGGTCCTCCGGGGACTGGTAAGTCCACTATGATAGCTGCTATTGCGAATTTCTTGAATTACGATGTTTATGATCTCGAATTAACGGCGGTGAAAGAGAATAGCGATCTCCGTAAGCTCTTGATTGAGACGTCGAATAAgtgcttaattgttatagaaGACATAGATTGTTCTTTAGATCTTACAGGGCAGAGGAAGAAAAACAAGGCCGATGATGACAAAAATGGCGGCAACGGCGAAGTAAAGAATCCggtcaaggaaaaggaaaaagaagagcgTAAGGAGAGTAAGGTTACTCTGTCAGGTCTGCTAAATTTCATCGACGGATTATGGTCGGCTTGCGGCGGAGAACGGTTGATCATATTTACTACTAATTATGTAGAGAAATTAGACCCGGCGCTGATCCGGCGAGGCCGCATGGACAAACACATTGAGTTGTCGTACTGTGGGTTTGAAGGGTTTAAGATACTTGCCAAGAATTATCTGGACATTGATTACCATGAACTGTTTGAGACAATTCAGAGTTTGATTGAAGAAACTCAAATGACACCTGCCGATGTTGCTGAAAATTTGATGCCGAAAACCATTAATGGGGATCCTGAAATCTGCTTGAACAACCTCATTGAGGGTCTTGAGAAAGCCAAAGAAGATGCAAGGGTGAAAGCCGAGGAAGAAGCGAAAGAGAAAGAACTGGAAATGAAGAAGCAAGAAGAGGAAAAAGAACTGCAAGAACCGAAAACGGCAACAGATGATGCAAAGGAGTGTGGTACGTCAGTGAAAGAGAAAACCAAGGATGAATCGGTTCACTCAAATGGCAAGGAATGCAATGGGAAGCTGGAGAATGGCAAGTAG
- the LOC113315413 gene encoding AAA-ATPase At3g28580-like, with protein MAEMWTGVGPFGSTLASIMFIYTVIERYFPNRLRGYILTYVNRILAFTRNIQITVHEYTGDLQRNLAYSAIEAYISSKSPKDFKRLTAQVGRNSKKLVLTMDDNESMTEEFRGAKLCWYASKTISENKSSYYNSKEVKRALTLVYHQRHRDMVTEVYLNHILEKGMTILTRNRQRKLYTNCRYGYWSHVVLDHPATFDNIAMDPLKKKEIIDDLIAFSKGKHYYAKVGKAWKRGYLLYGPPGTGKSTMIAAMSNFMNYDIYDLELTAVQGNSELRKLLLETSNKSVIVIEDIDCSLGLTRKRETAKDVKEEEKGKKDVKDQITEQNPDNKVVTLSGLLNFIDGLWSTCGRERLIVFTTNYKEKLDPALIRRGRMDKHIELSYCCFEGFKILARNYLNLDSHPLFEKLCPLFSETQITPADVAEILMPKMNEEDDAEICLKELIQALEKRKADARLKAEEDAKETLRTKEGEAKQSESSDSVGTNFELVSTPSKDKGTGTTDGEAENCGSSTKDGTKEENKSNRSKGVGPEN; from the coding sequence ATGGCAGAAATGTGGACAGGAGTAGGTCCTTTTGGATCAACTTTAGCTAGTATTATGTTCATCTACACAGTGATCGAACGATACTTTCCTAATCGTCTTCGTGGTTACATCCTAACATATGTGAATCGAATTCTAGCTTTTACTAGAAACATTCAGATAACAGTTCATGAGTACACAGGAGACCTCCAGAGAAATTTAGCATATTCAGCAATTGAAGCATATATAAGCTCCAAGTCCCCGAAAGATTTTAAGCGACTTACGGCACAAGTTGGAAGGAACAGTAAAAAACTTGTGCTTACCATGGATGATAATGAGAGCATGACTGAAGAGTTCCGAGGAGCTAAGTTATGTTGGTACGCAAGCAAAACTATCAGTGAAAACAAATCGAGCTATTACAATTCTAAGGAAGTGAAACGAGCTTTAACACTCGTATATCATCAGCGCCATCGTGACATGGTTACTGAGGTTTACTTGAATCATATCTTGGAGAAAGGCATGACAATTCTGACAAGAAACCGGCAAAGAAAGCTGTACACTAATTGCAGGTATGGGTATTGGAGCCATGTGGTTTTAGATCATCCTGCAACTTTCGACAATATAGCAATGGAtccattgaagaagaaggagattatCGATGATCTTATTGCATTCAGTAAAGGGAAACATTACTATGCGAAAGTGGGTAAGGCATGGAAGCGTGGGTATCTTCTGTATGGCCCTCCTGGGACTGGAAAATCTACAATGATTGCTGCCATGTCAAATTTCATGAACTATGACATTTATGATCTGGAGTTAACAGCAGTGCAAGGGAATAGCGAACTGCGAAAGCTTCTTCTGGAAACTTCCAACAAGTCTGTCATTGTCATTGAAGATATTGATTGTTCTCTTGGCCTTACAAGAAAACGCGAGACTGCAAAAGACGTCAAAGAGGAGGAGAAAGGCAAAAAGGATGTGAAGGATCAAATTACTGAACAGAACCCTGACAACAAGGTAGTAACTCTCTCTGgacttcttaattttattgatggatTATGGTCGACTTGCGGTAGAGAACGACTTATCGTGTTCACGACCAACTACAAAGAGAAGCTAGACCCAGCTCTCATCCGGAGAGGGAGGATGGATAAGCATATTGAATTGTCATACTGCTGCTTTGAAGGGTTTAAGATACTGGCCAGGAACTACTTGAACCTTGATTCCCACCCTCTGTTTGAAAAACTATGTCCCTTGTTCAGTGAAACCCAAATAACTCCTGCTGATGTTGCTGAGATTTTAATGCCcaaaatgaacgaagaagatgaTGCTGAAATTTGCTTGAAGGAACTGATTCAGGCTCTTGAGAAACGAAAGGCAGATGCGAGATTGAAAGCCGAGGAAGACGCGAAAGAGACATTACGGACCAAGGAAGGTGAAGCTAAACAGAGCGAGTCATCGGATAGTGTAGGAACCAACTTCGAGCTCGTGTCAACTCCGTCAAAAGACAAGGGCACTGGAACTACAGATGGTGAAGCAGAAAACTGTGGTTCTTCAACTAAGGATGGAACAAAGGAAGAGAACAAATCGAACCGATCCAAAGGCGTGGGACCAGAAAACTAA
- the LOC113318268 gene encoding beta-glucuronosyltransferase GlcAT14B-like → MKRLRNYWHIRQQKIERKWIFPLVLVSILSLFLLFLTTYKNPDGISILSFNRSSKSIPSSVFVESKIKPIPVTSQPIPPRLAYLISGSVGDGEMLKRTLQALYHPNNQYVVHLDLESPATERLDLYKYVSNHPIFVSMGNVRMITKANLVTYRGPTMVANTLHAAAILLKEGGDWDWFINLSASDYPLVTQDDLLHTFSYLPRDLNFIDHTSNIGWKEFQRAKPIIIDPGLYLTKKTDVFWITQRRSVPTAFKLFTGSAWMALSRPFIDYCIWGWDNLPRTVLMYYTNFISSPEGYFHTVICNAQEFLNTTVNSDLHFISWDNPPKQHPHHLNLNDMSRMIDSNAPFARKFPRNDPVIDKIDSELLNKGPGMLVPGGWCAGKAENGSDPCSIVGSKSILRPGPGAKRLEKLMTSLLSNEKFRPRQCK, encoded by the exons ATGAAGAGACTACGGAATTATTGGCATATCAGACAACAAAAAATTGAACGAAAATGGATATTTCCATTAGTATTAGTATCAATATTatcattatttttgttatttttaacAACATACAAAAACCCAGACGGGATTTCAATTCTGTCGTTCAACAGATCATCAAAAAGTATCCCAAGTTCTGTTTTTGTTGAATCAAAAATAAAACCCATACCAGTAACATCACAACCAATACCACCGAGATTAGCTTACTTAATATCTGGATCTGTAGGTGATGGTGAAATGTTGAAAAGAACATTACAAGCATTGTATCATCCTAATAATCAATATGTTGTTCATCTTGACTTGGAATCACCAGCAACTGAAAGATTAGATCTTTATAAATATGTGTCTAACCATCCAATTTTTGTATCAATGGGGAATGTGAGAATGATTACTAAAGCTAATCTTGTTACTTATCGTGGTCCTACTATGGTTGCTAATACTCTTCATGCTGCTGCTATTTTGTTAAAAGAAGGAGGGGATTGGGATTGGTTTATTAATCTCAGTGCTTCTGATTATCCCCTCGTTACCCAAGATG ATCTGTTGCATACTTTTTCGTATCTGCCACGGGATCTCAATTTCATTGATCATACTAGTAATATTGGATGGAAAGA GTTTCAAAGAGCGAAACCAATAATCATAGATCCGGGGTTGTATTTGACGAAGAAAACCGATGTGTTCTGGATTACTCAGAGGAGAAGTGTTCCTACTGCATTTAAGCTCTTTACAG GTTCTGCATGGATGGCTCTTTCTCGGCCTTTCATCGACTACTGCATATGGGGTTGGGACAACCTACCACGAACAgttcttatgtactacacaaactTCATATCCTCTCCCGAAGGCTACTTTCATACTGTAATCTGCAATGCTCAAGAGTTCTTGAACACCACCGTCAACAGTGACCTGCATTTCATATCTTGGGACAACCCCCCAAAGCAGCATCCTCATCACCTCAACCTAAATGACATGTCAAGGATGATTGATAGCAATGCTCCCTTTGCTAGGAAATTCCCCAGAAATGACCCAGTAATTGACAAGATTGATTCTGAACTCTTGAATAAAGGCCCAGGCATGCTTGTCCCAGGTGGATGGTGTGCTGGTAAAGCAGAAAATGGGTCTGACCCTTGCTCCATTGTGGGTAGCAAATCAATTCTTAGACCGGGTCCAGGTGCAAAAAGGCTGGAGAAGTTGATGACATCTCTCCTGTCAAATGAAAAATTCCGTCCAAGGCAGTGCAAGTGA